From the Oncorhynchus nerka isolate Pitt River linkage group LG20, Oner_Uvic_2.0, whole genome shotgun sequence genome, one window contains:
- the tmem70 gene encoding transmembrane protein 70, mitochondrial, with the protein MFQLHFARGLRTGISQTFSIQFVALRRGWPASHACRRLPLKTQEQLYHTAKRSFLNDASNKVQLASIQRMDRNLSTSSTCHSEEGKLIYSGSLGNAVRGVKMFSYTSSGASLCVMPYILLKTGIGVQSLVLKGAFCGVIGFFTFLTPILLHIITKGYVVRLYHNQDTDTYTAVTYNVLLMEKKTVFRQSEVKIPSVSKMLTTFYADKKSMLVNPMLFPIPHDYNHLMGYDKPFSFDTEDLDDNPNKS; encoded by the exons atgtttcAGCTTCACTTTGCACGTGGATTACGTACTGGTATTTCGCAAACGTTTAGTATCCAATTTGTTGCCCTCCGACGTGGGTGGCCTGCTTCTCACGCGTGTAGAAGGCTGCCATTGAAGACCCAAGAGCAATTGTATCACACTGCCAAAAGGTCGTTTCTCAATGATGCATCTAACAAG GTACAGTTAGCCTCTATACAGCGGATGGACCGCAACTTGTCTACATCCTCAACCTGCCACTCTGAAGAGGGGAAGCTGATCTATTCAGGGAGCCTCGGCAACGCTGTTCGAG GTGTGAAGATGTTCTCCTACACCAGTAGCGGGGCCAGCCTTTGTGTGATGCCATACATCCTTCTGAAGACGGGCATCGGTGTTCAGAGTCTGGTGCTGAAAGGTGCCTTCTGCGGTGTCATCGGTTTCTTTACATTCCTGACTCCCATCCTCCTCCACATCATCACCAAAGGCTATGTGGTCCGCCTGTACCACAACCAGGACACTGACACATACACAGCTGTCACTTACAATGTCCTCCTGATGGAGAAAAAGACTGTGTTCCGTCAGAGTGAGGTCAAGATACCGAGTGTCAGCAAAATGTTAACCACATTCTATGCCGACAAGAAGTCTATGCTTGTGAACCCGATGCTGTTCCCAATTCCTCATGACTATAACCACCTCATGGGTTACGATAAGCCCTTTTCATTTGATACGGAAGACTTGGATGATAATCCAAATAAAAGTTAA
- the LOC115103054 gene encoding retinol dehydrogenase 10-B-like yields MNIFVEFCLVSCKVLWTFVLAGTRWLVRPKEKNVMGQVCVITGAGSGLGRHFAKEFARRGATVILWDINWESNEETAEMVRQIYSDITNRNPEGSVDGEEGDVSQIQPKVYTYLCDVSKREEVYLTADKVQREVGNIDILINNAGVVSGRHLLECPDELLERTMMVNCHAHFWTTKAFVPKMLELNHGHIVTVASSLGLFTTAGVEDYCASKFGAIGFHESLSHELKAAEKDGIKMTLVCPFLVDTDMFKGCKIRKEIAPLFPPLKPEQCVQQAMRAILTDQPMICTPRIMYMVSFMKTVLPFDAIVCMYQFLGADKCMYPFLAHRKESMNNNESKLPAIMQLPLEKK; encoded by the exons ATGAATATCTTTGTTGAATTCTGCTTGGTGTCGTGCAAAGTTCTCTGGACTTTTGTGTTGGCTGGAACGAGATGGCTCGTGCGTCCAAAAGAGAAGAATGTAATGGGTCAGGTTTGTGTGATCACTGGGGCAGGAAGCGGTCTTGGAAGACACTTTGCCAAGGAGTTTGCCCGAAGAGGTGCTACGGTTATTCTTTGGGACATCAATTGGGAAAGTAACGAAGAGACTGCTGAGATGGTGCGACAAATCTACAGCGACATTACCAATAGGAACCCTGAAG GTTCAGTGGATGGTGAGGAGGGAGATGTATCTCAGATTCAGCCCAAGGTCTACACTTATCTGTGTGACGTAagcaagagagaggaggtgtactTGACCGCAGATAAGGTGCAACGTGAAGTGGGCAACATTGATATCCTGATCAACAATGCCGGGGTGGTCTCAGGACGTCACCTGCTGGAGTGTCCAGATGAACTCCTAGAGCGCACCATGATGGTCAACTGCCATGCTCACTTTTGG ACTACCAAGGCTTTTGTTCCCAAGATGCTCGAGCTGAACCATGGGCACATTGTGACGGTAGCCAGCTCCCTGGGTCTGTTCACCACGGCTGGTGTTGAG GACTACTGTGCCAGCAAGTTTGGTGCTATAGGTTTTCATGAGTCCCTCAGCCACGAGCTGAAAGCAGCTGAGAAAGACGGGATAAAAATGACGCTGGTCTGTCCTTTCTTAGTTGATACTGACATGTTCAAAGGGTGTAAAATCAG GAAAGAGATTGCCCCACTCTTCCCTCCGTTGAAGCCAGAGCAGTGTGTGCAACAGGCAATGAGGGCTATCCTAACAGACCAGCCCATGATCTGTACGCCTCGGATTATGTACATGGTTAGTTTCATGAAGAC TGTCTTGCCCTTTGACGCCATTGTTTGCATGTACCAGTTTCTTGGAGCAGACAAATGCATGTACCCGTTCCTGGCTCACCGGAAGGAGTCCATGAACAACAATGAATCCAAGCTGCCTGCCATCATGCAGCTGCCACTGGAGAAAAAATAA